One stretch of Gemmatimonadota bacterium DNA includes these proteins:
- a CDS encoding trypsin-like serine protease codes for MSAVKHPLLILLLGLCIGLALFPLLNRSSSNTSAVSTSIETSRRNAIVRAIENVAPAVVSINTVYDRDYPRYPDRFFEPFEPLSNRQRIPGIGSGFVIQTDGYILTSSHVVDGAKEIFVIFPDGRGFDVLDVFIDRQWDLAVLQIDADSLYVPEIGTSESVIIGEWAIALGNPFGLHFEDLNPTVTVGVISAVDRIVRPEQNERAYKGMIQTDASINPGNSGGPLVNSLGRVIGVNSFIFSQGGSLGIGFAVPIDRAIQVACQLIDQGSREFWTGLDIHNINSHIARTLGVQTIKGALITVVDPLSPGESAGLLPGDVIVMVNDKHTSSADDVVDAFRYAAVGDTFGLKILRGRGGRVFDTQLVLEADPRNE; via the coding sequence ATGAGTGCCGTGAAGCACCCCCTGCTGATTTTGCTATTGGGCCTGTGCATTGGCCTGGCACTATTTCCCCTGCTCAATCGGTCTTCGTCCAACACGAGCGCGGTAAGTACAAGTATTGAGACTTCGCGCCGAAATGCCATTGTTCGAGCGATTGAAAATGTGGCACCAGCCGTCGTTAGTATCAACACGGTTTACGATCGGGATTATCCCCGATATCCCGATCGCTTTTTTGAACCCTTTGAACCTTTGTCCAACAGGCAGCGCATTCCCGGAATCGGCTCGGGATTCGTGATCCAAACCGATGGTTATATCCTGACCAGCAGCCATGTTGTCGATGGTGCTAAGGAAATTTTTGTAATTTTTCCCGACGGGCGTGGTTTTGATGTTCTCGACGTTTTTATAGATCGCCAGTGGGACCTTGCAGTTTTGCAAATTGATGCCGATAGCCTCTATGTTCCCGAGATTGGGACATCTGAAAGCGTCATTATAGGCGAATGGGCAATCGCGCTTGGAAATCCTTTCGGCCTGCACTTTGAAGATCTCAACCCCACCGTTACGGTTGGTGTTATTAGTGCAGTAGATCGCATTGTTCGCCCAGAGCAAAACGAACGCGCGTACAAAGGCATGATTCAAACGGATGCTTCAATTAATCCGGGCAACAGCGGCGGCCCTCTGGTGAACAGTCTCGGCCGAGTTATTGGCGTTAATTCATTTATTTTTTCACAGGGCGGATCATTGGGTATCGGTTTTGCAGTGCCCATTGATCGCGCAATCCAGGTGGCCTGCCAGCTCATTGACCAGGGTAGCCGCGAGTTCTGGACCGGGCTGGACATTCACAACATCAACTCGCACATTGCTCGCACCCTTGGGGTTCAGACAATTAAAGGTGCTTTGATCACCGTCGTTGATCCCCTCAGCCCGGGCGAAAGTGCCGGGTTGCTGCCCGGCGATGTGATTGTGATGGTCAACGATAAACACACCAGTAGTGCAGATGATGTCGTAGATGCTTTTCGGTACGCGGCTGTTGGCGATACATTTGGTCTCAAAATTTTGCGTGGTCGAGGAGGTCGCGTATTTGATACCCAACTCGTCTTAGAGGCCGACCCGCGCAACGAGTAA
- the gatA gene encoding Asp-tRNA(Asn)/Glu-tRNA(Gln) amidotransferase subunit GatA yields the protein MSDDSVFSVQTARELVQGIRRGTHTAREITEEILAHIQNTNPDINAFITIDEEGALKAADAVDQKAAEGQVPGPLAGIPIALKDVLCTKGLRTTCASKILDNFIPPYDATVVTRLRQADAIILGKLNMDEFAMGSSSENSHFGAVKNPRDQTRVTGGSSGGSAAAVAAGQALMTLGSDTGGSVRLPASFCGVVGLKPTYGRVSRYGLIAYASSLDQIGPFARTVEDAATLLGVIAGHDSRDSTSAHVPVPDYLLACQRGVDGLTIGLPMEFFGEGLQADVRDAVMQGVEILKKNGASIHEVSLPTAGHPAFAIAAYYIIATAEASSNLSRYDGVKYGFRDEAENLIDMYVQTRSKGFGAEVKRRIMLGTYALSAGYYDAYYRKAQQVRTLIRRDFERAFESCDLLASPVSPTPAFKLGEKLDDPLQMYLSDIYTVSVNLAGIPGISVPCGTSTEGLPVGLQLLGNAFAEETILSASAVVERELAS from the coding sequence GTGTCTGACGACTCTGTTTTTTCCGTCCAAACAGCGCGGGAGCTTGTACAGGGCATTCGCAGGGGTACGCACACTGCCCGCGAAATAACGGAAGAAATCCTCGCGCACATCCAAAATACAAATCCCGATATCAATGCCTTCATCACCATTGATGAAGAAGGCGCGCTCAAAGCTGCAGATGCTGTCGATCAAAAGGCCGCAGAGGGTCAGGTCCCTGGCCCTCTTGCCGGCATCCCGATTGCCCTGAAAGATGTGTTGTGTACCAAAGGGCTGCGCACGACCTGTGCTTCAAAAATTCTCGACAATTTTATCCCACCTTATGATGCAACCGTTGTTACCCGTCTGCGTCAGGCCGATGCAATCATCCTGGGCAAACTCAATATGGATGAGTTTGCCATGGGTTCTTCCAGCGAAAATTCCCATTTTGGTGCGGTCAAAAATCCACGCGATCAGACCCGCGTAACAGGCGGATCCAGCGGCGGTTCTGCAGCTGCTGTTGCTGCCGGTCAGGCTCTTATGACTCTGGGGTCTGACACTGGGGGGTCTGTTCGTTTGCCCGCATCTTTCTGCGGTGTGGTGGGGCTTAAACCCACTTATGGTCGCGTTTCTCGTTATGGCTTGATCGCTTATGCCTCTTCTCTCGACCAGATTGGTCCATTCGCGCGTACTGTCGAAGATGCGGCCACCCTGCTCGGTGTCATCGCCGGGCACGATTCCCGAGATTCTACCTCTGCCCATGTACCGGTACCCGATTACCTTTTGGCTTGCCAAAGAGGCGTTGATGGTCTCACCATTGGCTTGCCGATGGAGTTTTTCGGCGAGGGCCTGCAAGCCGACGTTCGCGATGCTGTCATGCAGGGGGTTGAAATTCTGAAAAAAAATGGCGCGTCTATTCACGAAGTTTCGCTGCCAACTGCTGGACATCCCGCTTTTGCTATTGCCGCATATTATATTATCGCTACGGCTGAGGCATCGTCAAATTTGTCGCGTTATGATGGGGTGAAATACGGCTTCCGCGATGAGGCAGAAAACCTGATTGATATGTATGTTCAAACGCGCAGCAAGGGTTTTGGCGCAGAGGTCAAGCGCCGCATTATGCTGGGGACTTATGCGCTGAGTGCGGGGTATTACGATGCGTATTATCGCAAGGCGCAACAGGTGCGCACGCTTATTCGTCGGGATTTTGAGCGCGCGTTTGAATCCTGCGATCTCCTCGCTTCGCCCGTATCGCCTACTCCGGCATTTAAGTTGGGTGAAAAACTCGACGATCCGCTTCAGATGTATCTTTCCGATATTTATACTGTTTCCGTGAATCTCGCTGGTATTCCCGGTATTTCGGTGCCTTGTGGCACATCGACTGAAGGCTTGCCCGTGGGCTTGCAATTGCTGGGCAATGCTTTTGCCGAAGAGACCATTTTGAGCGCGTCTGCGGTTGTTGAAAGAGAGTTGGCGTCATGA
- a CDS encoding DNA internalization-related competence protein ComEC/Rec2: MARKLPQYGFEKGKNMRRPALWTALYFALGISLHRYIGVFPVPTMLCAFAIICICGAGLWWQWNKGKMSILFAGLLILLGALRSAQSLERAADHFAQFLPADRTLVEVEGLVSSDPENIDGDYRVVFDVIQFVVKDTVRAVSGRALIRFKAGTALPAYRDRIQLQIQLYQPDPPRNPGAFDYRNYLKRRGIDALGTVQKPSQIIAQRREKDDWWAQIVLPVRSLIRRAIEQNLSGGPAGLLKGVLLGAKHAVPKEVKTAFTQTGVNHVLAVSGLHVGLIAGAIFFSLKILGIGRGITAALTICALIFYALITGLPPSVVRASTMGCVALLGMVGQRDIDGGNILGIAGLGLLIARPQDLFDVGFQLSFVATGGILIFYRPLRDLLPQKKGWYDTCIAGPLAVSLAAQATTLPFVVAYFGLVSVIGLIANLIVVPLIGVGVGLGLLTVLAFACWGPLATILNAANWLVLSTAIKCTEFMAEPEWSAFEVAHLSWVIFAIYLVLIPLIHPTARRLWSTYCLIIALVLANIGIWRNIWQTESALEVYFLDVGQGDAIFCKYPNGLTLLVDGGIRTQYTDMGKRVILPFLKSQSIDHIDVVVGSHPHADHIGGLISVLEHLSVGHYLDAGQHVDSFTGKRLQEVVKTKGIRYHTVAAGDSLVGIGGLVLHPTSAYVSNSGPAPDGVNNGSVVIRIVYQGTSILLTGDIEHETDGDLMRWDHRLRSNILKAAHHGSRTSSTPEFLAGVNPSIVAISCGKNNRFRHPSPEVVQRFREMGIQIWRTDHSGAIAVRIDRGHIDIVPWIKNNEP, translated from the coding sequence ATGGCACGAAAATTGCCACAATACGGGTTCGAGAAAGGAAAAAACATGAGAAGACCCGCATTGTGGACTGCGCTGTACTTTGCTTTGGGAATCAGCTTACACAGGTATATTGGGGTATTTCCAGTCCCCACCATGCTCTGCGCCTTTGCGATTATTTGCATTTGCGGCGCGGGACTGTGGTGGCAATGGAATAAAGGGAAAATGAGCATCCTTTTTGCGGGACTTCTCATTTTGCTGGGTGCATTGAGAAGCGCGCAGAGTCTGGAACGCGCAGCAGATCACTTTGCCCAGTTCTTACCTGCAGACCGCACACTTGTCGAAGTCGAGGGATTGGTTTCATCGGACCCCGAAAACATCGACGGCGATTATCGCGTCGTCTTTGACGTAATTCAATTCGTCGTCAAAGACACGGTGCGCGCTGTAAGTGGCAGGGCGCTAATCAGGTTTAAGGCGGGTACCGCATTGCCCGCCTACAGGGATCGAATACAATTGCAGATACAGCTTTATCAACCGGATCCCCCGCGAAATCCAGGCGCATTTGATTACCGGAACTACCTGAAGCGAAGGGGCATTGATGCTCTGGGCACGGTGCAAAAGCCTTCTCAGATTATTGCACAACGACGCGAAAAAGACGACTGGTGGGCGCAGATCGTATTACCCGTCAGAAGTCTCATTCGCCGGGCAATTGAGCAGAATCTCTCCGGGGGACCGGCTGGCCTCTTGAAAGGGGTACTTTTAGGCGCAAAGCATGCTGTGCCCAAAGAAGTCAAAACCGCATTTACGCAAACCGGCGTCAACCACGTCTTAGCGGTGTCTGGACTCCACGTGGGATTGATTGCTGGAGCTATATTTTTCTCGCTAAAGATACTGGGGATCGGGCGGGGTATCACTGCCGCATTGACGATCTGCGCGCTGATATTTTACGCGCTGATAACCGGGTTGCCCCCTTCAGTCGTGCGCGCTTCGACGATGGGCTGTGTGGCACTTTTGGGCATGGTGGGACAACGCGATATAGACGGTGGAAATATCCTGGGTATAGCGGGTTTGGGGCTGTTAATCGCTCGACCGCAGGATTTATTCGATGTGGGTTTTCAACTGTCATTTGTAGCCACGGGCGGCATTTTGATCTTTTATCGGCCACTGCGAGATCTGTTACCCCAAAAAAAGGGATGGTACGATACCTGTATCGCAGGGCCATTGGCGGTTTCTCTCGCCGCTCAGGCAACGACCCTTCCCTTTGTTGTGGCATATTTTGGACTGGTGTCGGTCATTGGCTTGATTGCAAATTTAATTGTCGTACCACTCATAGGCGTTGGCGTTGGACTGGGCCTCCTGACCGTATTGGCTTTCGCCTGTTGGGGACCTCTGGCGACGATATTAAACGCCGCGAATTGGCTCGTTTTGAGCACGGCAATCAAATGTACAGAATTTATGGCCGAGCCAGAGTGGTCCGCCTTTGAAGTTGCACATCTCTCCTGGGTTATCTTTGCGATTTATCTGGTCCTGATTCCTCTGATTCACCCGACTGCCAGACGGCTCTGGAGTACTTATTGTCTCATAATCGCCCTTGTTCTGGCAAATATCGGGATTTGGAGAAATATCTGGCAAACAGAATCAGCTCTTGAAGTCTATTTTCTCGATGTCGGTCAGGGCGATGCCATTTTTTGCAAATACCCAAATGGGCTAACACTTCTGGTCGATGGTGGTATTCGCACGCAATACACCGACATGGGAAAACGCGTGATTCTCCCATTTCTCAAAAGTCAGAGTATCGACCATATCGATGTCGTGGTTGGATCTCATCCACATGCCGATCATATTGGTGGCCTGATTTCCGTTTTGGAACACCTATCGGTAGGTCATTATCTCGACGCGGGACAGCACGTCGATTCTTTTACGGGCAAACGGCTTCAAGAGGTCGTAAAGACAAAAGGTATCAGATATCATACTGTGGCTGCGGGAGATAGTCTGGTAGGGATTGGCGGCCTGGTCCTCCATCCGACATCGGCTTATGTTTCCAACTCGGGACCGGCACCTGATGGCGTGAATAATGGTTCGGTCGTCATTCGAATCGTCTATCAGGGAACATCGATATTGTTGACCGGAGACATAGAGCACGAGACAGATGGCGACCTGATGCGCTGGGACCATCGCCTGCGCTCAAACATCCTCAAAGCAGCGCACCACGGCTCGCGCACTTCCTCAACGCCCGAATTTCTCGCGGGTGTCAATCCCAGCATTGTGGCCATATCGTGCGGAAAAAACAATAGGTTCCGGCATCCTTCGCCAGAAGTTGTGCAGCGCTTTCGCGAGATGGGGATACAAATTTGGCGAACCGATCATTCGGGTGCAATCGCAGTGAGAATAGACCGCGGACACATCGATATCGTGCCGTGGATAAAGAATAATGAACCTTAG
- the truA gene encoding tRNA pseudouridine(38-40) synthase TruA, which translates to MVYLQNCSILSFNCMLFVEVGIVLSSRLVRAVIMQIRLTLEYDGTDFKGWQIQPDQRTVQGELQARLEQLYGASISVTASGRTDAGVHALGQVVNFTPSRDIPLDRLQHALNGMLPPDVAVKSADYVDLDFHARFDAQRRYYFYCIRYNKQPIGRHYAWYIRRKLDLNVIKRASKVLIGRHDFTSFCVAANEKENRVCQVYTCDWQRQSDGLTFHISGDRFLRAMVRSIVGTLVEMGRGARPAESMHDILGARNRQSAGESAPAQGLFLERVIYDDELP; encoded by the coding sequence ATGGTATATTTGCAAAACTGTTCGATACTGAGTTTCAACTGTATGCTTTTTGTGGAAGTTGGGATCGTTCTCTCTTCGCGTTTGGTGCGGGCCGTTATTATGCAGATTCGCCTGACGCTCGAATACGATGGAACCGACTTTAAGGGCTGGCAAATTCAGCCCGACCAGCGCACAGTCCAGGGCGAACTTCAGGCACGCCTTGAGCAACTCTATGGTGCATCGATATCGGTTACGGCGTCTGGTCGCACAGATGCGGGCGTTCACGCACTCGGGCAGGTCGTCAATTTTACGCCTTCGCGCGATATTCCGCTCGATCGCTTGCAGCACGCGCTCAATGGCATGTTACCACCCGATGTTGCCGTCAAAAGTGCCGATTATGTCGATCTTGACTTTCACGCGCGTTTCGATGCCCAGCGCCGTTATTATTTTTATTGCATCCGGTATAACAAACAGCCCATCGGCCGGCACTATGCGTGGTATATACGTCGCAAACTCGACCTGAATGTGATAAAACGGGCGAGCAAAGTTCTCATTGGTCGGCACGACTTCACGTCCTTTTGCGTGGCGGCCAATGAAAAAGAAAATCGAGTCTGCCAGGTCTATACCTGCGATTGGCAACGGCAGAGTGACGGGCTTACATTTCATATTTCCGGTGATCGCTTTTTACGCGCAATGGTGCGCAGCATCGTTGGCACCCTCGTAGAAATGGGCCGAGGGGCGCGACCAGCCGAATCTATGCACGATATTCTCGGTGCTCGCAACCGCCAAAGTGCCGGAGAATCCGCTCCTGCCCAGGGTTTGTTTCTCGAAAGGGTGATTTACGACGATGAACTTCCGTGA
- the argJ gene encoding bifunctional glutamate N-acetyltransferase/amino-acid acetyltransferase ArgJ — MAAGLHCGLKDGDEKDLALIFSDRAASAAGMFTTNRVCAAPVHLNREHLQNGRARAVVVNSKNANACTGDQGMADARQMAQWVGSGLDVAPEDALVNSTGVIGVPLPMGCLETGIRNIIPQLDVGGWDDASEAIMTTDTVPKKASVRCEIDGCEITIAGIAKGAGMIAPNMATMLAFVLTDAALSPGVLQDALCEAVTQSFNCITVDGDMSTNDTVLALANGAARKSELAGEDFRVFQAAINAVCISLAKQIARDGEGATKLITVRVDGAGTEADARTVGLSVANSNLVKTAVFGRDPNWGRILCAAGYAGVDIDPDRTAVSMAGIPIYDNGSGLPFDQDHAIEALGASDIDIDINLNIGEASATIYTCDLTYDYVRINAEYTT, encoded by the coding sequence ATGGCCGCGGGACTTCATTGTGGTCTCAAAGATGGGGATGAGAAAGATCTCGCGCTTATTTTTTCTGATCGAGCGGCTTCTGCAGCGGGGATGTTTACGACAAATCGCGTGTGTGCAGCACCCGTGCATCTCAATCGGGAACACCTGCAAAATGGACGGGCGCGAGCCGTTGTGGTTAATAGCAAAAATGCCAATGCGTGTACCGGAGATCAGGGCATGGCCGATGCGCGCCAGATGGCGCAATGGGTGGGCAGTGGATTGGATGTTGCACCAGAAGACGCGCTGGTCAATTCGACGGGGGTCATCGGTGTGCCTTTGCCGATGGGGTGTCTTGAAACGGGTATCCGAAATATTATTCCGCAACTCGATGTTGGGGGATGGGACGATGCTTCAGAGGCAATTATGACGACTGATACCGTGCCGAAGAAAGCATCTGTGCGATGTGAAATAGATGGGTGCGAGATCACCATTGCCGGGATAGCCAAGGGCGCGGGTATGATTGCGCCAAATATGGCGACTATGCTCGCTTTTGTGCTCACGGATGCAGCGCTTTCCCCAGGGGTACTCCAGGACGCGCTTTGTGAAGCTGTTACACAATCTTTTAATTGCATTACTGTTGACGGCGATATGAGTACCAACGATACGGTTCTGGCTCTGGCAAATGGCGCGGCGAGGAAGAGCGAACTCGCAGGCGAAGACTTTCGGGTCTTCCAGGCTGCGATCAATGCAGTCTGTATTAGTCTGGCCAAACAAATTGCTCGCGATGGCGAAGGTGCGACCAAACTTATCACTGTTCGCGTTGATGGCGCAGGTACCGAGGCTGATGCACGCACTGTGGGGCTGTCTGTCGCCAATTCAAATCTCGTCAAGACCGCTGTTTTTGGACGCGATCCCAATTGGGGGCGAATTTTGTGTGCAGCGGGTTATGCTGGCGTTGACATTGATCCCGACCGCACAGCCGTTTCAATGGCTGGCATCCCCATTTATGATAATGGTAGTGGTCTTCCTTTTGACCAGGACCACGCTATCGAAGCTCTGGGTGCTTCCGATATCGATATTGACATCAATTTGAACATCGGCGAGGCATCGGCCACTATTTATACGTGTGATCTGACTTATGATTACGTCCGCATAAATGCCGAATACACGACATAA
- a CDS encoding acetyl-CoA carboxylase carboxyltransferase subunit alpha — protein MSDRSYLDFEQPLAELEEKIAALRKRAKAEGLDVTDAIEVLEKRHAKLEREIFRNLTRWQKYQLSRHPQRPYSLDYIDRITSDFIELHGDRCSGNDQAIVGGLAYFADQPIVVIGQQKGRNTRENLKRNFGLPHPEGYRKALRLMQLAAKFGRPVLCMVDTPGAFPGLASEQRSISEAIARNLFEMARLPVPIVVAIIGEGASGGALGIGVGDQILMLENAWYSVINPESCSLILWRNRDKRTEAAEAMKISAEDLLDLGVIDSIVPEPYGGAHRNFEQAAQNLKKAVLDALAEIVKIPVENLPKLRVEKFNRMGIWEESHK, from the coding sequence ATGAGCGACCGATCGTATCTCGATTTTGAACAGCCACTGGCCGAGTTGGAGGAGAAAATCGCCGCGCTTCGGAAACGGGCTAAAGCGGAAGGTCTGGATGTGACTGACGCAATTGAAGTTCTCGAGAAACGCCACGCGAAACTCGAACGCGAGATTTTTCGCAATCTCACGCGGTGGCAAAAGTATCAGTTATCGCGCCACCCCCAGCGCCCTTATTCGCTGGACTATATCGACCGTATAACTTCTGATTTTATCGAACTGCACGGCGATCGCTGTAGTGGAAATGATCAGGCGATTGTCGGGGGGCTGGCGTATTTTGCAGACCAACCCATCGTCGTTATCGGGCAGCAAAAAGGGCGCAATACAAGAGAGAATCTCAAGCGCAATTTTGGCCTGCCACATCCGGAAGGATATCGCAAAGCCCTGAGGTTGATGCAATTGGCTGCCAAATTTGGTCGGCCCGTGCTTTGTATGGTCGATACACCGGGCGCGTTTCCAGGTCTGGCCTCGGAACAGCGAAGCATATCAGAAGCCATTGCTCGCAACCTTTTTGAGATGGCCCGACTACCTGTTCCCATTGTCGTTGCTATTATCGGTGAGGGCGCGAGTGGAGGGGCACTGGGTATTGGGGTAGGTGACCAAATCCTCATGCTCGAAAATGCCTGGTACTCTGTGATCAATCCCGAATCCTGTTCGCTCATTCTCTGGCGCAACCGCGACAAACGCACAGAAGCCGCAGAAGCCATGAAAATCTCGGCTGAAGATCTCCTGGACCTCGGTGTCATCGACAGCATTGTGCCAGAGCCTTATGGGGGGGCACATCGCAACTTTGAGCAGGCCGCGCAAAATCTCAAAAAAGCCGTTTTAGACGCTCTTGCAGAGATTGTCAAAATACCCGTTGAAAATCTTCCAAAATTGCGGGTTGAAAAATTCAATCGAATGGGGATTTGGGAAGAGTCTCATAAATAA
- a CDS encoding twin-arginine translocase TatA/TatE family subunit, which produces MFGMGPWEIVMILVVVLLVFGAKRIPEIAQSLGKGITEFKRGVKDVQTEIENNVNTDLPPEQQPAQTTQTTQTTQTTSGTETKS; this is translated from the coding sequence ATGTTCGGCATGGGACCATGGGAAATCGTGATGATTTTGGTCGTTGTTTTGCTGGTATTTGGTGCAAAACGCATTCCCGAAATTGCCCAGTCACTGGGCAAGGGCATTACCGAATTTAAGCGTGGTGTGAAAGACGTTCAGACCGAAATAGAAAATAACGTCAATACTGATCTGCCCCCCGAACAGCAACCCGCGCAGACCACGCAGACCACACAGACCACACAGACCACATCGGGTACAGAAACAAAATCGTAA
- a CDS encoding DUF4321 domain-containing protein has protein sequence MGRKSLGILIVAIVIGILAGNVVGQILAVIFDGLGLENNVVEKVLIESYVYKLNPIEINLIVMTLTLGFSLNFNVLSFLGIGIAWYYVKYSY, from the coding sequence ATGGGGCGAAAAAGTCTGGGAATTCTCATTGTTGCGATTGTTATCGGCATTCTTGCCGGTAACGTGGTTGGTCAGATCCTCGCTGTTATTTTTGACGGTCTCGGTTTGGAAAATAATGTGGTAGAAAAAGTGCTTATTGAATCTTATGTCTATAAGCTCAATCCCATTGAGATCAACTTGATCGTTATGACCCTTACACTTGGTTTTTCGCTCAACTTCAATGTGTTGAGCTTTCTCGGTATAGGAATAGCCTGGTATTACGTCAAGTATTCCTATTGA
- the pssA gene encoding CDP-diacylglycerol--serine O-phosphatidyltransferase: protein MSMNAKAALPSLFTISSLFCGFLSMYYAVNGRFIGAALLIVIAGLLDACDGKIARYFHTSSNFGVQFDSIVDVCSFGVAPALLMLYYLDTLLVIRWLPFVVCFLFLLCGALRLARFNAQLKGFDKESFFGLPIPTAAGTLAAYILFTERVWQSSTHAPHIAIALCVVLSFLMISTIEYSVFSRLSIETRRDRVRLIFLLCVIVLMFFYTYEVFFPMALAISLSGLFRWLYYTITNREVADVRD from the coding sequence ATGTCAATGAATGCCAAAGCAGCACTGCCCAGCCTGTTTACCATTAGCAGTTTGTTTTGTGGCTTTTTATCTATGTACTACGCTGTGAATGGGCGTTTTATCGGAGCAGCACTTCTCATCGTTATTGCGGGACTTCTCGATGCGTGCGACGGAAAAATTGCGCGATACTTCCATACGTCCAGCAACTTTGGCGTCCAATTTGACTCCATTGTCGATGTCTGCTCTTTTGGCGTGGCCCCGGCTCTGCTCATGTTGTACTATCTCGATACCTTGCTGGTCATTCGGTGGTTGCCTTTTGTCGTTTGTTTTTTGTTTCTTCTGTGCGGTGCGCTGAGGCTGGCGCGTTTCAACGCACAATTAAAGGGATTTGACAAAGAGAGTTTCTTCGGCCTCCCGATTCCAACGGCAGCGGGTACTCTGGCCGCATATATTCTTTTTACAGAACGGGTGTGGCAGAGTAGTACCCACGCGCCTCATATTGCCATTGCCCTGTGCGTTGTGCTCTCATTTCTCATGATCAGTACAATCGAATACAGTGTATTTTCGAGGTTATCTATTGAAACCAGACGCGATCGCGTTCGCTTGATTTTTCTACTATGTGTTATTGTGCTTATGTTTTTTTATACTTATGAAGTATTCTTTCCCATGGCACTCGCCATTTCCTTATCTGGCCTGTTCAGATGGTTGTATTACACTATCACAAACCGCGAAGTGGCAGATGTACGGGACTAA
- a CDS encoding pyridoxal phosphate-dependent aminotransferase, producing MPKSPFTQRVLNIQASATVSAFARAGELRRQGVDLISLVAGEPDFETPEHIRDAAIRAIKAGHTRYTNPASGIPELKDAICDKFERDNNLHYDPSQIIVTCGAKQTIFDAIIVLIEEGDEAIIPAPYWTSYADQVRLMGGNPIIVPTTQDSDFCMTARQLQDAITPRTKFVLLNSPCNPTGTVYARENLNALADVIAGANIYVIADEIYEKLLYEDAEHVSIAALLPGLADRTLTVNGVSKSYAMTGWRVGYGAGPQNLIDLMIKVQTQETTNTCSISQYAALEALTGPQDCVESMRRAYVKRRNQIVSRLNRMPGVSCNMPLGAFYVFPDISEYIGRSSSCGRIDSDVALCNFLLEKARVACVPGTGFGAPGYLRFSYAASPEHIARGMDRIEAALTALL from the coding sequence ATGCCCAAATCTCCTTTTACACAGCGCGTTCTCAATATCCAGGCTTCTGCGACGGTATCGGCTTTTGCCAGGGCAGGAGAACTGAGACGACAGGGCGTTGATCTCATTTCTCTCGTTGCAGGGGAACCCGATTTTGAGACTCCTGAACATATAAGAGATGCTGCGATTCGCGCTATTAAAGCGGGCCATACGCGATATACGAATCCCGCGTCGGGCATTCCCGAACTCAAAGACGCGATATGCGACAAGTTTGAGCGCGACAATAATTTGCATTATGACCCTTCACAAATTATTGTGACGTGTGGGGCAAAACAAACCATTTTTGACGCTATTATTGTTTTAATAGAGGAGGGGGACGAAGCCATTATTCCCGCTCCTTATTGGACGAGCTATGCCGATCAGGTGCGCTTAATGGGTGGCAATCCGATCATTGTGCCGACCACTCAGGACTCGGATTTTTGCATGACGGCGCGGCAACTTCAGGATGCCATTACCCCAAGAACAAAATTTGTGCTCTTAAATAGTCCCTGCAATCCAACGGGAACGGTTTATGCCCGTGAAAATCTGAATGCACTGGCCGATGTGATTGCGGGTGCTAATATTTATGTGATTGCCGATGAAATCTACGAAAAGCTCCTCTACGAAGATGCCGAGCATGTGTCTATTGCCGCTTTGTTACCCGGGCTGGCAGATAGAACACTGACTGTCAATGGGGTATCAAAATCCTATGCGATGACCGGATGGCGCGTGGGGTATGGCGCAGGTCCCCAGAATTTGATTGATCTTATGATTAAAGTCCAGACCCAGGAGACCACAAATACGTGCTCGATTTCCCAATACGCCGCGCTCGAAGCACTTACAGGCCCTCAAGATTGTGTCGAATCGATGCGGCGAGCTTATGTTAAACGACGCAATCAAATTGTTTCTCGTCTCAATCGGATGCCGGGCGTGTCTTGCAATATGCCTCTGGGCGCGTTTTATGTTTTTCCCGATATCTCTGAATACATTGGCAGGTCGTCATCTTGCGGGCGCATTGACAGCGATGTTGCACTTTGCAATTTTCTGCTCGAAAAAGCGCGTGTCGCCTGCGTTCCCGGTACGGGTTTTGGAGCGCCGGGGTATCTGCGGTTTTCCTATGCTGCGTCACCTGAGCATATCGCCCGGGGCATGGATCGCATTGAAGCGGCTTTGACCGCACTTTTATAA